The Spirosoma foliorum genome has a window encoding:
- a CDS encoding aspartate aminotransferase family protein, translated as MAELFNVYPLYDIEPVRAQGSYLWDVNGTRYLDLYGGHAVISVGHTHPRYVQALTDQLNKISFYSNSVRIPQQQELADKLGDLSGHPDYALFLCNSGAEANENALKLASFHNGRTKVVAFTKSFHGRTAGAVAVTDNPAIVAPVNYNQHVSFLPYNNVEAAKAGITSETCAVIVEGIQGVGGIQVATDEFLQALRQRCDETGAILILDGVQCGYGRSGKFFSHQFSGIEADIISMAKGMGNGFPIGGILISPKFKASYGLLGTTFGGNHLACTAGIAVLDIMKEEGLMENATRMGNYLMDGIRQIGGYKELRGRGLMIGIEYDFPVDALRKTLLFEHKQFTGVAGKTIIRLLPSLAIGVDEADQFLEALRVCLNAEKAEV; from the coding sequence ATGGCAGAACTGTTTAACGTTTATCCGCTGTACGACATTGAACCTGTTCGTGCGCAGGGTAGCTACCTTTGGGATGTCAATGGCACCCGTTATTTAGATCTCTACGGCGGTCATGCCGTAATCTCGGTTGGGCATACTCACCCTCGGTATGTACAAGCCCTGACCGATCAATTAAATAAGATTTCGTTCTATTCGAATTCTGTCCGGATTCCGCAACAACAGGAACTGGCCGATAAACTAGGCGACCTTTCCGGCCATCCCGATTATGCGTTGTTCCTCTGTAATTCTGGGGCAGAAGCCAATGAGAATGCCCTGAAGCTAGCGTCATTTCATAATGGACGGACGAAGGTAGTTGCCTTTACCAAATCGTTTCACGGCCGTACCGCTGGTGCCGTTGCCGTAACGGATAATCCGGCTATTGTGGCACCCGTTAATTACAACCAGCACGTCAGCTTTCTGCCGTATAACAATGTTGAAGCGGCTAAAGCAGGTATTACCTCAGAGACCTGCGCGGTCATTGTCGAAGGTATCCAGGGAGTGGGTGGTATTCAGGTAGCAACCGATGAGTTTTTGCAGGCACTCCGCCAACGTTGCGACGAAACGGGCGCCATACTCATTCTGGACGGCGTTCAATGTGGCTATGGGCGGTCGGGAAAATTCTTCTCGCACCAGTTTAGCGGCATCGAAGCCGATATTATCTCGATGGCGAAAGGGATGGGCAATGGATTCCCAATTGGGGGTATCCTGATCTCTCCCAAATTCAAAGCTAGTTATGGATTGCTTGGTACAACCTTCGGCGGAAACCATCTGGCTTGTACGGCTGGTATTGCCGTTTTAGACATCATGAAGGAAGAAGGCCTGATGGAAAATGCCACGCGCATGGGTAATTACCTGATGGACGGTATTCGGCAGATTGGTGGTTACAAAGAACTCCGTGGTCGTGGTCTGATGATTGGTATTGAGTATGATTTTCCTGTCGATGCGCTCCGAAAAACATTGCTGTTCGAACACAAGCAATTTACAGGCGTAGCGGGCAAAACCATCATTCGACTGTTGCCCTCACTGGCCATTGGTGTTGACGAAGCTGATCAGTTTCTGGAAGCACTGCGGGTATGTTTAAATGCAGAGAAAGCCGAGGTTTAG